GTTCCCAGTGTGCCGGGGGAGGCGCCGGCAGGTGGGCGTTTCGGTCAGGTCAGCACGCCGCCGTTGACGTTGATCGTCTGTCCGGTGACGTAGCCGGCGTCGGGGGAGACCAGGTAACGCACGGCCGCCGCGATCTCCTGCGGGTTGCCGAGCCGGCCCACCGGCGGCGTGCGCCCGGCGTGGTGCTGCGGGGTGCCGTGCAGCCTGGTGGTGTCGATCATGCCGGGAGAGACGGCGTTCACCGTGACGCCGTCGGCGGCGTACTCGGCGGCGAGCGCCTTGGTGAGGCCGATCAGGCCAGCTTTCGCGGTGACGACGTGGGCGCGGTGCGCGGCTCCGGTCTGGCCGGTGACGCCTGCGATGTTGACGATCCGGCCGTGCCCCGCGTCGAGCATGTGCGGGAGCACCTGCTGCGCGCACACGAACGCGCCGTCCACGATGACGCTCGTCACCTCGCGCCAGTCGGTGTCGGTCAGCTCGAGGAACGGTCGCTCGACCCGGATGGCGGCGTTGTTCACGAGGATGGTCGGCGGACCCAGGGTGCACGCGTCCGCGACGGCTGCGGCCACGGCGTCGCGGTCCCGTACGTCGGCGACCGCGACCTGCGCCCTTCGGCCCTCGGCGCGCACCTCCGCCGCGACGCTCTCCGCCTCGGCGCGGTTGGCCCGTACGAGCACGACCACGTCCGCGCCCCAGCGGGCCAGCTCGAGCGCGATCGAACGGCCGATGTTGCGGCCCCCTCCGGTGACGACGGCTACCGGTTGCTGGCTCACCGGCGCACCTCGTTCCCTGCGGCCAGCCGCGCGATCTCCGCGACGCTGTCGCGGGTCTCCACGTGCCAGCAGATGTCGACCAGT
This genomic stretch from Streptosporangiales bacterium harbors:
- a CDS encoding SDR family oxidoreductase, giving the protein MSQQPVAVVTGGGRNIGRSIALELARWGADVVVLVRANRAEAESVAAEVRAEGRRAQVAVADVRDRDAVAAAVADACTLGPPTILVNNAAIRVERPFLELTDTDWREVTSVIVDGAFVCAQQVLPHMLDAGHGRIVNIAGVTGQTGAAHRAHVVTAKAGLIGLTKALAAEYAADGVTVNAVSPGMIDTTRLHGTPQHHAGRTPPVGRLGNPQEIAAAVRYLVSPDAGYVTGQTINVNGGVLT